Below is a window of Nocardia asteroides DNA.
GCGCCGGGATCGCGGTCGGGATAGATCCGGGCCGCCGCGACGCGCAGGTCGGCAGCCGATACCGGCTCCTCGCCCAGGACCTCCTCGCCGTGCGCGCGCACCTCCTCGGGGTCGAGCCCGACCGTCGCGCCGTAGTTGAAGCCCTTGCGGAACGGCACCTTCTCCAGCTCCGGCTGGATGTGCGGGGCGATCCGGACCGCGTCGGGCGGGGTGACCAGGTGGATGGTGCCGCGCATCAGCGTGATGCGGACCAGCGAGCGATCCTCGAGGCCCGTCGACACCGTCGCCGGGTCGAAGCCGGCGATGCGGCTCCACAATCCGATGAACGGCGGCGGGACGTCCTGGGCCTGGAGGCCGACGAGGTGGTCGCACATCCGCGGAACCGTCAGCGCCGAACGCTCCAGCAGGTGCTGGCGGGCCAGCAGGGTGCGGTTGAGCACCCGATTCGACAGCTGCATGGCACTCCTTCGACGGCCGGTGTCGCGCCGACGATACCGGCGCGCACCGACACCGGCGCGGCTCAGCGCAGCTGGACGACGACCTTGCCGGTGGCGGTCCGGTTGTCCAGGGCGGCAACGGCTTCGGCGGTCCGCTCCAGCGGGTACAGCACCGGTTCGGGCGCGGGGATGGCGCCCGAGGCCAGCAGCGGCTCGACCTCGGCCCACTGCTCGGCCAGGTAGGTCGGGTGGCTCATCACCCATTCGCCCCACGCGGCACCGACGACCTCGACGTTCTTGAGCAGCAGCCGGTTCACCTTCACGGTGGGGATCTCGCCCGCGGTGAAGCCGACCACCAGCAGCCTGCCGCCGCCCGCCAGCGCGCGGACGCTGTCGGTGAAGCGGTCGCCGCCCACCGGGTCGAGCACGATGTCGACGCCGCGGCCCTCGGTGAGTTCCTTCACCGCGGCCAGCCAGCCCTCGGTCAGCACCACGTCGGTGGCGCCGTTGGCCTTGGCCACCTGGGCCTTCTCGTCGGTGCTCACCACCGCGATCACCCGGCCCGCGCCGAGCGCCTTGGCCATGCGCAGGGTGGAGGTGCCGATGCCGCCCGCCGCGCCGTGGACCAGCACGGTCTCGCCCGCGGCGATCCGGCCGCGCTTGGTCAGGCAGAAGTGCACGGTGAGGTCGTTGAACAGGATGCCGGCGCCCGCCTCGAGCG
It encodes the following:
- a CDS encoding NADPH:quinone oxidoreductase family protein translates to MRAAQVGTLDGPSAIEIVDLPEPAAYPGGVLIDVHAAGIAFPDVLMTRGLYQMKPGLPFVVGGEVAGVVREAPEGSALRPGDRVAALTMLGNGVAEVAVSPEHAVFKLPDNVSLEAGAGILFNDLTVHFCLTKRGRIAAGETVLVHGAAGGIGTSTLRMAKALGAGRVIAVVSTDEKAQVAKANGATDVVLTEGWLAAVKELTEGRGVDIVLDPVGGDRFTDSVRALAGGGRLLVVGFTAGEIPTVKVNRLLLKNVEVVGAAWGEWVMSHPTYLAEQWAEVEPLLASGAIPAPEPVLYPLERTAEAVAALDNRTATGKVVVQLR